One Desulfovibrio sp. JC010 genomic window carries:
- the hpf gene encoding ribosome hibernation-promoting factor, HPF/YfiA family: protein MNVAFTFKNFDASEHLKEYANSRFSKLVKYVSNPENTDMQVNLSVDKFRHVAEVVFTSDHTHVSAYEVSEDMYSTVDMVLDKLEAQLRRANEKMRSHRRKEAAPARMEILSYGEEEYREPVIVESDSFVPKPMSVDEAAEQLQTLDHEFLVFRNADNEAINVIYRRNNGDFGLIDPGY from the coding sequence ATGAACGTAGCATTTACTTTTAAGAATTTCGACGCATCCGAACATCTTAAGGAATATGCAAACAGCCGTTTCTCCAAGTTGGTAAAGTACGTCAGCAACCCTGAAAACACTGACATGCAGGTGAATCTGTCAGTTGATAAGTTCAGGCATGTTGCGGAAGTTGTTTTCACCTCTGACCATACGCATGTCTCAGCTTATGAGGTGTCCGAGGACATGTATTCCACCGTGGATATGGTTCTGGACAAGCTTGAAGCACAGCTTCGCCGTGCAAATGAAAAGATGAGAAGTCACAGGCGCAAGGAGGCAGCTCCCGCCCGCATGGAAATTCTCAGTTATGGGGAAGAAGAGTACAGGGAACCTGTGATTGTTGAGTCTGATTCTTTTGTGCCCAAGCCCATGAGTGTTGATGAAGCCGCTGAGCAGCTTCAGACCCTCGACCATGAATTCCTCGTCTTCCGTAATGCGGATAACGAAGCCATAAATGTAATTTACCGCCGCAATAACGGCGACTTCGGTTTAATTGACCCGGGATACTAA
- a CDS encoding PTS sugar transporter subunit IIA, with the protein MNIADNLAKDLVIHELQASDKGEVLKEMVSALKGAGLDVDVENGLKVLNDREKLGTTGIGDGIAIPHGKLECLEEIVVVVGRSSEGVDFESLDMQPCKIFFMVLAPEQGAGAHLKVLAQISRQLKDEAFRQAFIDSADQDELLRLLGVA; encoded by the coding sequence ATGAATATAGCTGATAATCTGGCAAAGGACCTTGTAATTCATGAACTGCAGGCCTCTGATAAGGGTGAAGTTCTGAAAGAAATGGTTTCCGCACTGAAGGGCGCCGGTCTGGATGTGGATGTGGAAAACGGACTGAAGGTCCTTAATGATCGTGAAAAACTCGGAACAACCGGAATAGGGGATGGCATAGCCATCCCCCACGGAAAACTGGAATGTCTTGAAGAGATTGTCGTGGTGGTCGGCCGTTCAAGTGAAGGGGTCGACTTTGAGTCTCTGGACATGCAGCCATGTAAGATATTCTTTATGGTACTGGCTCCTGAGCAGGGGGCCGGTGCCCATTTAAAGGTGCTGGCACAGATTTCGCGGCAGTTGAAGGATGAAGCTTTCCGGCAGGCTTTCATAGACTCTGCGGATCAGGATGAACTTCTTCGTCTGCTCGGTGTCGCATAA
- the rapZ gene encoding RNase adapter RapZ, which yields MVDADSFPVIVVTGMSGAGKSTVLKVFEDLRFFCVDGLPAGMLPRLVELFNTRDNAYRGLVLGMDLRQLEFSVDWEVTREELTSKGYRPSILYLEARLPELVRRYATTRRLHPLESRDIGLEHALEKEKEALGEVRNQADLVIDTTTYSIHDLRRRIQDKWSELSEKTQGLRVHVMSFGFKHDVPTAADMVMDLRFLPNPYFEEELRPLSGQDKAISDYVLGTEPGSIFIEKYLDFLQYVLPLYEAEGRYRLTIAVGCTGGRHRSVATAERVFATLKDNGYSVSLEHKHIHLK from the coding sequence GTGGTTGATGCAGATTCGTTTCCAGTGATTGTTGTTACCGGGATGTCCGGTGCCGGTAAGTCGACAGTTCTGAAAGTTTTTGAGGATTTGCGTTTTTTCTGTGTGGACGGATTGCCCGCCGGAATGCTTCCGCGTCTTGTTGAGCTTTTTAATACCCGGGACAATGCCTACCGCGGACTGGTGCTGGGGATGGACCTGCGTCAGCTGGAATTCAGTGTGGACTGGGAAGTCACCCGGGAAGAGCTTACTTCCAAAGGATATCGTCCAAGTATTCTGTACTTGGAAGCCCGTTTGCCTGAATTGGTGCGCAGGTATGCCACCACCCGCCGTTTGCACCCTCTTGAGTCGAGGGATATCGGTTTGGAACATGCCCTTGAGAAAGAGAAAGAAGCTCTTGGGGAGGTCCGCAATCAGGCCGATCTGGTTATTGATACCACCACATATTCTATCCATGACCTGCGTCGCAGGATTCAGGATAAATGGTCTGAGCTGAGTGAGAAGACCCAGGGGTTGCGGGTTCACGTTATGTCTTTCGGGTTCAAGCATGATGTGCCTACTGCCGCTGATATGGTTATGGATCTCCGCTTTCTTCCCAATCCCTATTTCGAAGAAGAGCTTCGTCCCCTGTCCGGTCAGGATAAAGCTATTTCGGATTATGTGCTCGGCACGGAACCCGGTTCAATTTTTATTGAGAAATATCTCGATTTCCTTCAGTATGTGCTTCCTCTTTACGAGGCTGAAGGTCGATACAGGCTGACCATTGCCGTTGGCTGTACCGGCGGCAGGCACCGTTCTGTTGCAACGGCTGAAAGGGTATTTGCAACTCTTAAAGATAATGGTTATTCTGTTTCACTTGAACATAAGCACATTCATTTGAAGTAG
- a CDS encoding PTS sugar transporter subunit IIA translates to MDIESSKNGIVLVTHGNFGQSLIEAGELIVGPQEGVLSLSVDVSQGIDAAVDSLKSNIAEVNNGNGVLILTDMFGGTPTNLSLSLLQGDDIEVVTGVSLPMLLKAFQMRNESLQKMAEEVSKAAAKGIVIAGEMLRKRTSKG, encoded by the coding sequence ATGGATATAGAATCAAGCAAAAACGGCATAGTTCTCGTTACCCATGGTAACTTCGGGCAATCCCTTATTGAAGCGGGTGAATTAATTGTAGGTCCGCAGGAAGGGGTGCTTTCCCTTTCTGTTGATGTTTCGCAGGGGATCGACGCCGCTGTGGATTCCCTGAAAAGCAATATAGCCGAAGTAAATAATGGGAACGGTGTTCTGATTCTTACTGATATGTTCGGTGGTACCCCGACAAACCTCAGCCTCTCACTTCTTCAGGGCGACGATATCGAGGTTGTAACCGGGGTCAGCCTGCCCATGCTTTTGAAAGCTTTTCAGATGCGCAACGAATCTTTGCAGAAAATGGCTGAAGAAGTCAGCAAGGCCGCTGCCAAGGGCATTGTAATTGCCGGCGAAATGCTGCGAAAACGAACTAGCAAAGGGTAA
- a CDS encoding PTS sugar transporter subunit IIB, producing MMWVRIDNRLVHGQIIETWLPYTHAKNIIVANDAVAGDDLQQQIMSLAIPQSVKCAFCPVEDLNDMIPNLTGGNGSTIILFSSCADVRRALDSGFRFNTVNIGNIHYGPGKKQISPSVALSSDDESCLHYFKGQGIELDFRCVPNDPVQVRFS from the coding sequence ATGATGTGGGTGAGAATTGATAACCGTCTTGTTCACGGGCAGATTATTGAAACATGGCTCCCGTACACCCACGCCAAGAATATCATCGTGGCTAACGATGCCGTAGCAGGGGATGATCTGCAGCAGCAGATCATGTCGCTGGCCATTCCGCAGTCTGTTAAATGTGCGTTCTGTCCGGTGGAGGATTTGAATGACATGATTCCGAACCTGACCGGCGGGAACGGCAGTACTATAATTCTCTTTTCTTCCTGTGCCGATGTGCGCCGGGCTTTGGATTCCGGCTTCCGGTTCAACACCGTGAACATCGGCAATATCCATTACGGTCCCGGTAAAAAACAAATCTCTCCCAGCGTGGCACTCAGTTCTGATGATGAATCCTGTCTTCATTATTTTAAAGGGCAGGGCATTGAACTTGATTTCCGCTGCGTCCCCAATGATCCTGTTCAGGTGAGGTTCTCATGA
- a CDS encoding PTS sugar transporter subunit IIC gives MFSLFRFTINPGLLERPLVVGALWGAVTGDVATSLKIAVFFELFWLDNIPAGTYIPPHILAPTFAALALTTSFAFTEARQVMVIMLACLPLARIGAWLDSSLRQWHNRSHNKLIGWARKGKAGDQLPQKLVFRSILRTFVTSWLFFWTSTIILHYILCIFFHKWGPLVAGVNMRWSFLWIAASLGGLLALRLRKAYATFVFGVVLFGFIILAGIM, from the coding sequence ATTTTTTCGCTCTTCCGTTTTACAATAAATCCCGGTCTTCTTGAGCGGCCATTAGTGGTAGGCGCCCTCTGGGGAGCCGTCACAGGTGATGTGGCCACGAGCCTTAAGATTGCCGTATTTTTTGAGCTTTTCTGGCTGGATAATATTCCTGCCGGAACCTATATCCCTCCTCACATTCTGGCCCCCACTTTTGCCGCGCTGGCCCTGACCACTTCATTTGCTTTTACCGAAGCGCGGCAGGTTATGGTTATTATGCTGGCCTGCCTTCCTCTTGCCCGTATAGGGGCATGGCTGGATTCCTCTTTAAGGCAATGGCATAATCGCAGCCACAATAAACTTATCGGTTGGGCGCGCAAGGGAAAAGCAGGGGATCAGCTCCCGCAGAAACTGGTTTTCCGGTCTATTTTGAGAACTTTTGTCACTTCTTGGCTTTTTTTCTGGACAAGTACCATAATCCTTCATTATATCCTTTGTATATTTTTTCACAAATGGGGGCCGCTGGTCGCCGGTGTGAATATGAGATGGTCTTTTTTATGGATTGCAGCCAGTCTCGGAGGCCTTCTGGCCCTTAGATTGCGTAAAGCTTACGCCACTTTTGTCTTCGGGGTGGTCTTATTCGGCTTTATTATCCTTGCCGGGATTATGTAG
- a CDS encoding manganese-dependent inorganic pyrophosphatase — protein MAIIAVGHKNPDTDTIASAIAIADLWSKAKEETKAVAQGEIAPETAFVLEKFGCAAPEIMTDATDQKVILVDHSDIAQSMDNLDKGEVVAVVDHHKLGDVTTPNPLEMWVWPVGCTGTVINAMYKFYNVEIPKNIAGVLLCAILSDTVMFKSVTCTEADKEAVAELAKIAGVADVMALGMEMFNVKSAVAGASMNELIFRDYKDFDMSGKKVGIGQLEVVDLSVFDNIKDDLYAELEKVKADGRHSCFLLLTDIMKEGSEMLIVSDDASVVEKAFGVAPEGTKVYLEGVMSRKKQVVPNFEKAFSA, from the coding sequence ATGGCTATTATCGCAGTAGGACACAAAAACCCCGATACCGATACCATTGCATCCGCAATCGCAATTGCTGACCTCTGGTCCAAAGCAAAAGAAGAAACCAAAGCTGTTGCACAGGGCGAAATCGCTCCTGAAACTGCTTTTGTTCTGGAAAAATTCGGTTGCGCTGCTCCCGAAATCATGACTGACGCTACCGATCAGAAAGTTATCCTCGTTGACCATTCTGACATTGCTCAGTCCATGGACAACCTTGATAAGGGTGAAGTTGTAGCAGTAGTTGACCACCACAAACTCGGTGATGTTACTACCCCCAACCCCCTCGAAATGTGGGTATGGCCCGTAGGCTGCACCGGTACCGTTATCAACGCAATGTACAAGTTCTACAACGTAGAAATCCCCAAGAACATTGCCGGCGTACTTCTCTGTGCAATCCTCTCCGACACCGTTATGTTCAAGTCCGTAACCTGCACCGAAGCTGATAAAGAAGCTGTTGCAGAACTGGCTAAGATCGCTGGTGTTGCAGACGTTATGGCTCTCGGAATGGAAATGTTCAACGTTAAGTCCGCAGTTGCCGGTGCTTCCATGAACGAACTCATCTTCCGTGACTACAAAGATTTCGATATGTCCGGCAAGAAAGTTGGCATCGGCCAGCTCGAAGTTGTTGACCTGTCTGTTTTCGACAACATTAAGGATGACCTTTACGCTGAACTTGAAAAAGTTAAAGCTGACGGCCGTCACAGCTGTTTCCTGCTGCTGACCGACATCATGAAAGAAGGTTCCGAAATGCTCATCGTTTCCGACGACGCTTCCGTTGTTGAAAAAGCATTCGGCGTTGCTCCCGAAGGTACCAAAGTATACCTCGAAGGCGTAATGTCCCGCAAAAAGCAGGTTGTACCTAACTTCGAGAAAGCTTTCTCCGCATAA
- a CDS encoding MoaD/ThiS family protein — MKITLLCYATFAVKAPENAEAYPISEGETVTDVLERVGIPLDEVKIVFINGVSSEFDAELKDGDRVGVFPAVGGG; from the coding sequence ATGAAAATTACTTTGCTCTGCTATGCAACCTTTGCTGTTAAGGCTCCCGAGAATGCTGAAGCATATCCCATTTCCGAAGGGGAAACGGTTACGGATGTTCTGGAAAGAGTGGGAATCCCCCTTGATGAGGTCAAGATTGTTTTTATTAACGGTGTCTCTTCAGAGTTTGATGCAGAGCTTAAGGATGGAGACCGGGTCGGTGTTTTCCCAGCCGTGGGCGGTGGTTGA
- the panD gene encoding aspartate 1-decarboxylase, giving the protein MGSRCLLKSKIHRATITDANVDYEGSISIDVDLLEKAGILPFERVDVLNVDNGERLTTYAIEGGPGEFCLNGAAAHKGEAGQKIIICSYTWLDEDELALHKPQVVLLGDGNKVKKAE; this is encoded by the coding sequence ATGGGCAGTCGTTGCCTTTTGAAATCAAAAATCCACAGAGCAACCATCACCGACGCTAATGTCGATTATGAAGGTTCTATTTCAATTGATGTGGACCTGCTGGAAAAAGCGGGTATCCTTCCTTTTGAACGGGTCGATGTATTGAACGTCGATAACGGGGAAAGGCTTACCACTTACGCCATTGAAGGCGGTCCGGGTGAATTTTGTCTGAACGGGGCAGCCGCGCATAAGGGCGAAGCCGGGCAGAAGATTATTATCTGTTCCTACACATGGCTGGATGAAGACGAGTTGGCTCTTCACAAGCCGCAGGTAGTCCTGCTCGGTGATGGGAATAAGGTCAAAAAAGCTGAATAG